A single region of the Actinoplanes sp. SE50/110 genome encodes:
- a CDS encoding DivIVA domain-containing protein yields MPLTPADVHNVAFKKPPIGKRGYDEEEVDAFLDEVERELARLIEENNELRAQVERGGRGGAPAGPSADPRLAAELNDLKGQLDRVQRDKTAAEQAARQMQAELEQVRAQGPGPGAGPTGADGEQQALRVLMMAQRTADDHVSDARREADKLLSDARSKAEEVTREARAKADALERDARQRHQEAMGGLDAKRTALQKHIEELKQFEREYRTRLKAYLESQLRDLDGRGQGLEAEMARADASRAVGGSGGLAAAGLAGSYGGRSNAIETGR; encoded by the coding sequence ATGCCGCTGACCCCGGCCGACGTGCATAACGTCGCCTTCAAGAAGCCCCCGATCGGCAAGCGGGGGTACGACGAGGAGGAGGTCGACGCCTTCCTGGACGAGGTCGAGCGCGAGCTCGCCCGTCTGATCGAGGAGAACAACGAGCTGCGCGCCCAGGTGGAGCGCGGCGGCCGGGGTGGCGCACCAGCCGGCCCGAGCGCCGACCCCCGCCTCGCGGCCGAGCTCAACGACCTGAAAGGCCAGCTTGACCGCGTCCAGCGGGACAAGACGGCGGCCGAGCAGGCGGCCCGGCAGATGCAGGCCGAGCTGGAGCAGGTGCGTGCCCAGGGCCCCGGCCCGGGTGCCGGCCCGACCGGCGCCGACGGCGAGCAGCAGGCGCTGCGGGTGCTGATGATGGCCCAGCGCACCGCCGACGACCACGTGTCCGACGCCCGCCGCGAGGCCGACAAGCTGCTCTCCGACGCCCGCTCCAAGGCGGAGGAGGTCACCCGGGAGGCCCGGGCCAAGGCCGATGCCCTCGAGCGCGACGCGCGCCAGCGGCACCAGGAGGCCATGGGCGGCCTGGACGCCAAGCGGACCGCGCTGCAGAAGCACATCGAGGAGCTGAAGCAGTTCGAGCGGGAGTACCGCACGCGGCTGAAGGCGTACCTGGAGAGCCAGCTGCGCGACCTCGACGGTCGTGGTCAGGGCCTGGAGGCCGAGATGGCGCGCGCCGACGCGAGCCGTGCGGTCGGCGGTTCCGGCGGCCTCGCCGCGGCCGGCCTGGCCGGGTCGTACGGCGGCCGGTCGAACGCCATCGAAACGGGCCGCTGA
- a CDS encoding DUF167 family protein: MVSVPVRVRPGAGRTRVGGGYPGPHGTAVIIAVAAPAVDGHATEAARRALAAALGVRAAAVSLRVGATSRDKVFTVDAPAAEVAGLLAALVAER, encoded by the coding sequence ATGGTGTCAGTGCCGGTTCGGGTGCGGCCGGGAGCCGGGCGGACCCGGGTCGGCGGCGGCTACCCCGGCCCGCACGGGACGGCGGTGATCATCGCGGTGGCGGCGCCCGCGGTCGACGGCCACGCGACCGAGGCGGCCCGGCGGGCGCTGGCCGCCGCGTTGGGGGTGCGGGCCGCCGCGGTGAGCCTGCGGGTCGGTGCGACGAGCCGGGACAAGGTCTTCACGGTGGATGCGCCGGCCGCGGAGGTGGCCGGGCTCTTGGCCGCACTGGTGGCCGAGAGGTAG
- a CDS encoding TraR/DksA family transcriptional regulator — MAKATDIRPASGGHAAGERQRSEAETAEIREALVARLTELQAEYDHALSEITELSRERLADSAGDDQADTGTKTFEREQEITLANNLLERITQVERAIDRLGQGNYGWCERCGNQIPVERIAAFPSATLCVSCKQLEERR; from the coding sequence ATGGCCAAGGCAACCGACATCCGGCCCGCCTCGGGCGGCCACGCGGCCGGCGAGCGGCAGCGCAGCGAGGCCGAGACCGCCGAGATCCGGGAGGCTCTGGTGGCGCGGCTCACCGAGCTGCAGGCCGAGTACGATCATGCGCTCAGTGAGATCACCGAGCTTTCGCGGGAGCGGCTCGCCGACTCGGCCGGGGACGACCAGGCCGACACCGGCACCAAGACGTTCGAGCGCGAGCAGGAGATCACGCTGGCCAACAATCTGCTCGAGCGGATCACACAGGTGGAACGCGCCATCGACCGGCTCGGACAGGGCAACTACGGTTGGTGCGAGCGGTGCGGCAACCAGATCCCGGTGGAGCGGATTGCCGCCTTCCCGTCCGCGACTCTCTGTGTGTCATGCAAGCAACTGGAGGAACGACGCTGA
- the lspA gene encoding signal peptidase II, whose protein sequence is MQATGGTTLNADKAPRFAARAVAVLGATALLALALDQWVKYLSTEHLDPNEPVRILGGLIYLSLLRNSGAAFSFGDTHTWIFPVITLVVIGWIGWMATRLRSVPWALALGLVLGGALGNLADRLFRAPGPFQGKVVDMISVFAPYAEKFPVFNIADSCLTVGVCLAVLLELTGRQRDGSRLKNTKNEQVETEETA, encoded by the coding sequence ATGCAAGCAACTGGAGGAACGACGCTGAACGCCGACAAGGCTCCCCGGTTCGCCGCGCGCGCCGTCGCGGTGCTGGGTGCCACCGCGCTGCTGGCGCTGGCGCTCGACCAGTGGGTGAAGTACCTCTCCACCGAGCATCTCGACCCGAACGAGCCGGTCCGGATCCTCGGTGGCCTGATCTACCTGTCCCTGCTGCGCAACAGCGGGGCGGCGTTCAGCTTCGGCGACACGCACACCTGGATCTTCCCGGTGATCACCCTGGTGGTGATCGGCTGGATCGGCTGGATGGCGACCCGGCTGCGTTCGGTGCCGTGGGCGCTCGCTCTCGGTCTGGTGCTCGGCGGTGCGCTGGGCAACCTGGCCGACCGGCTGTTCCGGGCACCCGGCCCGTTCCAGGGCAAGGTGGTCGACATGATCAGTGTGTTCGCGCCGTACGCGGAGAAGTTCCCGGTGTTCAACATCGCGGACAGCTGCCTGACCGTGGGCGTCTGCCTCGCGGTGCTTCTGGAGCTCACCGGCCGGCAGCGGGACGGCAGCCGGCTGAAGAACACGAAGAACGAGCAGGTCGAGACCGAGGAGACGGCGTGA
- a CDS encoding RluA family pseudouridine synthase: MRLDQAVSRLFGLSRTAAADLVESGDALVDGAPRPKSDKVAAGSWLEVTLPRPVTAPVLVAQPVHGLSVIYSDDDIVVVDKPVGVAAHPSPGWTGPTVVSGLAAMGQNVATSGAAERQGIVHRLDVGTTGLMVVAKSEMAYSVLKRAFKEREVDKRYHAVVQGHLDPLRGTVDAPIDRHPTADYRFAVMSGGKPSVTHYDTLEAFRAASLVDVKLETGRTHQIRVHFSALRHPCVGDLTYGADPTLAARLKLNRQWLHARELGFLHPRTHDEVRFVSDYPDDLKFALDVLQDAG, encoded by the coding sequence ATGCGGCTGGACCAGGCGGTGTCCCGGCTGTTCGGGCTGTCCCGCACGGCCGCGGCCGACCTGGTCGAATCCGGGGACGCGCTGGTCGACGGCGCCCCCCGGCCGAAATCGGACAAGGTCGCCGCGGGTTCCTGGCTGGAGGTGACCCTGCCGCGGCCGGTGACTGCTCCGGTGCTGGTCGCCCAGCCGGTGCACGGCCTGTCGGTGATCTACAGCGACGACGACATCGTGGTGGTGGACAAGCCGGTCGGCGTGGCCGCCCACCCGAGCCCCGGCTGGACCGGTCCGACCGTGGTCAGCGGTCTGGCCGCGATGGGGCAGAACGTGGCGACCAGCGGCGCCGCCGAGCGCCAGGGCATCGTGCACCGCCTCGACGTCGGCACCACCGGCCTGATGGTGGTCGCCAAGTCCGAGATGGCGTACAGCGTGCTCAAGCGGGCGTTCAAGGAGCGCGAGGTGGACAAGCGGTACCACGCGGTGGTGCAGGGACACCTGGACCCGCTGCGCGGCACCGTGGACGCGCCGATCGACCGACACCCGACGGCCGACTACCGGTTCGCGGTGATGTCCGGCGGCAAGCCGAGCGTCACCCACTACGACACACTGGAGGCGTTCCGCGCCGCCAGCCTGGTCGACGTGAAGCTGGAGACCGGGCGTACCCACCAGATCCGGGTGCACTTCTCGGCGCTGCGGCACCCTTGCGTCGGCGATCTCACCTACGGTGCGGATCCGACCCTGGCCGCCCGGCTGAAGCTGAACCGGCAGTGGCTGCACGCCCGGGAACTGGGCTTCCTGCACCCCCGGACGCATGATGAGGTCCGCTTCGTCAGCGACTACCCTGACGACCTGAAATTCGCGCTGGACGTCCTGCAGGACGCCGGCTGA
- a CDS encoding AAA family ATPase has product MDGTETGWGRPAEPAPRWRALLDRARHGHRAEEPADEPRADPAAVPQQWGQQQPPAPPTRASARPVNPLENRGYEGQRQAEPRYGAAEPQRPMPQRPVNPLDPRWQARPDQQQHSFFEPAPRSPQPVTPPPAPPARADYPPAPGYPPQVPQPNGHPATNGYGQPPAAPHAYAAPPAAPQAYTTPPLAPRPVSPPLAPRPVSPPLAPPVAPPPPASLAPPAPLAPAAGVGARIEWRQTRTDEGLDRSAAVLRRTLGKPRVLAFANPKGGVHKTTATVLAAATIGSVRGRGVLAWDDNELRGTLGLRAGSARHARTIKHLLADLDRIEGLHGDALLQELDAYLRHASDGSYDVLAGEENPRFAQRLDQGTVRRVTDLLRRTHDVICVDTGNNVESVNWQTVMRMADQLVITTVPREDAAFTADWMLDVLEESGMGDMVANAVTLISCPSPGALPLLADFKKHFATRTRAVAVVPYDPALEVGSSIEYGDLQPETRQAWLRAASVMLEPFAE; this is encoded by the coding sequence GTGGACGGGACCGAGACCGGCTGGGGCCGGCCTGCGGAGCCGGCCCCGCGCTGGCGGGCCCTGCTCGACCGGGCCCGGCACGGTCACCGCGCCGAGGAGCCGGCGGACGAGCCGCGGGCCGATCCGGCCGCGGTGCCGCAGCAGTGGGGGCAGCAGCAGCCGCCGGCGCCGCCGACCCGGGCGTCGGCCCGGCCGGTGAACCCGCTGGAGAACCGGGGTTACGAGGGCCAGCGCCAGGCCGAGCCGAGGTACGGGGCCGCGGAACCGCAGCGGCCGATGCCGCAGCGGCCGGTCAACCCCCTCGATCCGCGCTGGCAGGCCCGCCCGGACCAGCAGCAGCACAGCTTCTTCGAGCCGGCGCCGCGGTCGCCGCAGCCGGTCACCCCGCCGCCCGCACCGCCCGCACGGGCTGACTATCCGCCGGCGCCCGGCTATCCGCCTCAGGTGCCGCAGCCGAACGGTCATCCCGCGACCAACGGCTACGGGCAGCCCCCGGCCGCCCCGCACGCCTATGCGGCGCCCCCGGCCGCCCCGCAGGCGTACACGACGCCGCCGCTCGCCCCGCGCCCGGTCTCCCCGCCACTGGCCCCCCGGCCGGTCTCTCCGCCGCTCGCGCCGCCGGTCGCCCCGCCTCCGCCGGCGTCCCTCGCCCCGCCGGCGCCGCTCGCACCCGCCGCCGGGGTCGGTGCCCGGATCGAGTGGCGGCAGACCCGCACCGACGAGGGTCTGGACCGCTCGGCCGCGGTGCTGCGCCGCACGCTCGGCAAGCCGCGCGTGCTGGCCTTCGCCAACCCTAAGGGCGGCGTCCACAAGACCACCGCGACCGTGCTGGCCGCGGCCACCATCGGCAGCGTCCGCGGCCGCGGCGTGCTCGCCTGGGACGACAACGAGCTGCGCGGCACGCTCGGCCTGCGGGCCGGCAGCGCCCGGCACGCCCGGACGATCAAGCACCTGCTCGCCGACCTGGACCGGATCGAGGGCCTGCACGGCGACGCGCTGCTGCAGGAGCTCGACGCGTACCTGCGGCACGCCTCCGACGGGTCCTACGACGTGCTCGCCGGCGAGGAGAACCCGCGCTTCGCCCAGCGGCTGGACCAGGGCACCGTGCGCCGGGTGACCGACCTGCTGCGCCGCACCCACGACGTGATCTGTGTGGACACCGGCAACAACGTGGAGAGCGTGAACTGGCAGACGGTCATGCGGATGGCCGACCAGCTGGTGATCACCACGGTGCCCCGGGAGGACGCCGCGTTCACCGCCGACTGGATGCTCGACGTGCTGGAGGAGAGCGGGATGGGCGACATGGTGGCCAACGCCGTGACGCTGATCTCCTGCCCCTCGCCGGGAGCCCTGCCGCTGCTGGCGGACTTCAAGAAGCACTTCGCGACCCGCACCCGCGCGGTCGCGGTGGTGCCCTACGACCCGGCGCTGGAGGTGGGTTCGTCGATCGAGTACGGCGATCTGCAACCGGAGACCCGGCAGGCGTGGTTGCGGGCCGCGTCGGTGATGCTGGAGCCCTTCGCGGAGTAA
- the dnaE gene encoding DNA polymerase III subunit alpha: MSDSFVHLHVHTEYSMLDGAARVKELISEAKRLGMPAAAITDHGNMHGAYEMYTQSKAAGITPLIGVEAYVAPDSRLNKSRIKWGRPEQKSDDISGNGAYTHMTMWARNAVGLKNLFRLNSRASIEGQLGKYPRMDFDIIAEHAEGIMGTTGCPSGAVQTRLRLGQFDEALKSAAMYQEALGKDYYFLEIMDHGLSIEKRVRDGLLEIGRKLNIPPLVTNDSHYTFEAQAEAHDVLLCVQTGSNIADPNRFRFDGNGYFVKSAEQMRAVDSSEAWQQGCRNTLLVAEKVDIEGMFTFKNLMPRFPIPDGFSEEEYFRHVAFEGLRKRFPAGIPDTHVTQAEYELGVIISMGFPAYFLVVADFIQWAKNNGIAVGPGRGSAAGSLIAYAMGITDLDPLPHGLIFERFLNPERISMPDVDIDFDERRRAEVIRYVTEKWGDDKVAQIATFGTIKAKAAIKDSARVLGYPFAVGDRITKAMPPDVMGKGIPLSGIFDKEHKRYNEAGEIRQLYETDPDVKKVIDTARGIEGLIRQTGVHAAGVIMSAEPIIDHIPLMRRASDGVIITQFDYPTCETLGLLKMDFLGLRNLTIIDDANKNIELNHGAPLDLLALPLDDKPAYELLARGDTLGVFQLDGGPMRSLLRLMKPDNFEDISAVLALYRPGPMGVDSHTNYALRKNRLQEITPIHPELEEPLREILEPTYGLIVYQEQVQRAAQILAGYSLGQADLLRRAMGKKKKEILDKEFIPFRDGCREHGYSDEAIQAVWDVLVPFAGYAFNKAHSAAYGLVSYWTAYLKAHYPAEYMAGLLTSVGDDKDKMAVYLAECRRMGIQVLPPDVNQSAGPFTPVGRDIRFGLGAVRNVGGNVVEAIARCRKEKGEYTDFYDFLSKVDAVACNKRTIESLIKAGAFDSMGHSRKGLLAVHAEAIDAYAGVKRNEAAGQFDLFGAFGDSAGSSATVAMPTIPDSEWDKRDKLTFEREMLGLYVSDHPLAGLEQVLQSNADISIAALNEDGSVQDGQVVTIAGILTGVQRRITKQGRAWASATVEDLAGGVETLFFPNTYELIGQYIAEDAIVVVKGRVDRRDDTPRIMAMDMSIPDISHNPDSKPVVLTMPITRVTPPLVDELKDILVSHPGDTEVHVHLQNGKRTTVVRLVAARVAATPALRADLKMILGPAAVA; the protein is encoded by the coding sequence GTGTCAGACTCCTTCGTGCACCTGCACGTTCACACAGAGTATTCAATGCTCGACGGAGCGGCCCGGGTCAAGGAACTCATCAGTGAGGCGAAACGGCTCGGCATGCCGGCCGCCGCGATCACCGACCACGGCAACATGCACGGCGCCTACGAGATGTACACGCAGTCCAAGGCGGCCGGGATCACCCCGCTGATCGGCGTCGAGGCCTATGTCGCCCCGGATTCGCGGCTGAACAAGAGCCGGATCAAGTGGGGCCGCCCGGAGCAGAAATCGGACGACATCTCCGGTAACGGTGCGTATACCCACATGACGATGTGGGCACGCAACGCGGTCGGGCTGAAGAACCTGTTCCGGCTGAACTCGCGGGCCTCCATCGAGGGCCAGCTCGGTAAATACCCGCGGATGGACTTCGACATCATCGCCGAGCACGCCGAGGGCATCATGGGCACCACCGGCTGCCCGTCCGGCGCCGTGCAGACCCGGCTGCGGCTCGGCCAGTTCGACGAGGCACTGAAGTCGGCCGCGATGTATCAGGAGGCCCTCGGTAAGGACTACTACTTCCTCGAGATCATGGACCACGGCCTGTCGATCGAGAAGCGGGTCCGCGACGGCCTGCTGGAGATCGGCCGGAAACTCAACATCCCGCCCCTGGTCACCAACGACTCGCACTACACCTTCGAGGCCCAGGCCGAGGCGCACGACGTGCTGCTGTGCGTGCAGACCGGCAGCAACATCGCCGACCCGAACAGGTTCCGGTTCGACGGCAACGGCTACTTCGTGAAGTCGGCCGAGCAGATGCGCGCGGTGGACTCCTCCGAGGCCTGGCAGCAGGGCTGCCGCAACACCCTGCTGGTCGCCGAGAAGGTGGACATCGAGGGGATGTTCACGTTCAAGAACCTGATGCCCCGGTTCCCCATCCCGGACGGCTTCTCCGAGGAGGAGTACTTCCGGCACGTGGCGTTCGAGGGGCTGCGCAAGCGGTTCCCGGCCGGCATCCCGGACACCCACGTCACGCAGGCCGAGTACGAGCTCGGTGTGATCATCAGCATGGGCTTCCCGGCGTACTTCCTGGTGGTCGCCGACTTCATCCAGTGGGCGAAGAACAACGGGATCGCGGTCGGCCCGGGGCGCGGGTCCGCGGCGGGGTCGCTGATCGCGTACGCCATGGGCATCACCGACCTCGATCCGCTGCCGCACGGCCTGATCTTCGAGCGCTTCCTGAACCCGGAGCGCATTTCGATGCCCGACGTCGACATCGACTTCGACGAGCGCCGGCGGGCCGAGGTGATCCGCTACGTCACCGAGAAGTGGGGGGACGACAAGGTCGCCCAGATCGCCACGTTCGGCACGATCAAGGCGAAGGCCGCGATCAAGGACTCGGCCCGGGTGCTGGGCTACCCGTTCGCGGTCGGCGACCGGATCACCAAGGCGATGCCGCCGGACGTGATGGGCAAGGGCATCCCGCTCTCCGGCATCTTCGACAAGGAACACAAGCGGTACAACGAGGCCGGCGAGATCCGTCAGCTGTACGAGACCGACCCGGACGTCAAGAAGGTGATCGACACCGCGCGCGGGATCGAGGGCCTGATCCGGCAGACCGGCGTGCACGCGGCCGGCGTGATCATGTCCGCCGAGCCGATCATCGACCACATCCCGCTGATGCGCCGGGCCTCGGACGGCGTGATCATCACGCAGTTCGACTACCCGACCTGCGAGACGCTCGGCCTGCTCAAGATGGACTTCCTGGGCCTGCGCAACCTGACGATCATCGACGACGCCAACAAGAACATCGAGCTCAACCACGGCGCCCCGCTCGACCTGCTGGCCCTGCCGCTGGACGACAAGCCGGCGTACGAGTTGCTCGCCCGCGGTGACACCCTCGGTGTGTTCCAGCTCGACGGCGGCCCGATGCGCTCGCTGCTGCGGCTGATGAAACCGGACAACTTCGAGGACATCTCGGCCGTGCTGGCGCTGTACCGGCCCGGCCCGATGGGCGTCGACTCGCACACCAACTACGCGCTGCGCAAGAACAGACTCCAGGAGATCACCCCGATCCACCCGGAGCTGGAGGAGCCGCTGCGCGAGATCCTGGAGCCCACCTACGGCCTGATCGTCTATCAGGAGCAGGTGCAGCGCGCCGCGCAGATCCTCGCCGGCTACTCGCTCGGCCAGGCCGACCTGCTGCGCCGCGCGATGGGCAAGAAGAAGAAGGAGATCCTCGACAAGGAGTTCATCCCGTTCCGCGACGGCTGCCGCGAGCACGGCTACTCCGACGAGGCGATCCAGGCGGTGTGGGACGTGCTGGTGCCGTTCGCCGGCTATGCGTTCAACAAGGCGCACTCCGCGGCGTACGGCCTGGTCTCCTACTGGACGGCGTACCTGAAGGCGCACTACCCGGCGGAGTACATGGCCGGGCTGCTGACCAGTGTCGGCGACGACAAGGACAAGATGGCCGTCTATCTGGCCGAGTGTCGCCGGATGGGTATCCAGGTGCTGCCGCCGGACGTGAACCAGTCGGCCGGCCCGTTCACCCCGGTGGGCCGGGACATCCGGTTCGGTCTGGGCGCGGTCCGCAACGTCGGCGGCAACGTGGTCGAGGCGATCGCCCGGTGCCGCAAGGAGAAGGGCGAGTACACCGACTTCTACGACTTCCTGTCCAAGGTGGACGCGGTGGCCTGCAACAAGCGGACCATCGAATCGCTGATCAAGGCCGGGGCGTTCGACTCGATGGGCCACTCCCGCAAGGGGCTGCTCGCCGTGCACGCCGAGGCGATCGACGCGTACGCCGGGGTCAAGCGGAACGAGGCGGCCGGCCAGTTCGACCTGTTCGGCGCGTTCGGGGACAGCGCCGGGTCGTCGGCGACCGTGGCGATGCCCACCATTCCGGACAGTGAGTGGGACAAGCGCGACAAGCTAACCTTCGAGCGGGAGATGCTCGGTCTCTACGTCTCCGACCATCCCCTGGCCGGGCTGGAGCAGGTGCTGCAGAGCAACGCGGACATCAGCATCGCCGCGCTCAACGAGGACGGTTCGGTGCAGGACGGCCAGGTGGTCACCATCGCGGGCATCCTCACCGGGGTGCAGCGCCGGATCACCAAGCAGGGCCGGGCCTGGGCGTCGGCCACCGTGGAGGACCTGGCCGGTGGGGTCGAGACGCTGTTCTTCCCGAACACGTACGAGCTGATCGGGCAGTACATCGCCGAGGACGCGATCGTGGTGGTCAAGGGCCGGGTCGACCGGCGCGACGACACCCCGCGGATCATGGCGATGGACATGTCCATTCCCGATATATCCCATAACCCGGACAGCAAGCCGGTGGTCCTCACCATGCCGATCACCAGGGTCACCCCGCCGCTCGTCGACGAGCTCAAGGACATCCTGGTCAGCCACCCCGGCGACACCGAGGTGCACGTCCACCTGCAGAACGGCAAGCGGACCACGGTGGTGCGGCTGGTCGCGGCCCGGGTCGCGGCCACCCCCGCGCTGCGCGCCGACCTCAAGATGATCCTCGGCCCGGCGGCGGTGGCCTGA
- a CDS encoding LON peptidase substrate-binding domain-containing protein codes for MSDRLPVFPLSTVLFPGLVLPLHIFEERYRALVRELSARPAEPPAEFGVVTLRHGSEVAEGFGDGPVPDPAPVGAGDLFEVGCTAELRHVSELPDGRFDIMTVGRRRFRVLAVEQGTEPYLCARVEWLPAEDIPDPAADLLRPRVLAAFQRYLTLLRPSADILDQMPEDATVLSHLVAATAQLTVEERHALLAATDTVARLRAELRLLNREAGLLARVRAVPVPLSDLARPASPN; via the coding sequence GTGAGCGATCGGCTGCCGGTCTTCCCGCTGAGCACGGTGCTCTTCCCCGGTCTGGTCCTGCCCCTGCACATCTTCGAGGAGCGTTATCGCGCTCTGGTGCGGGAGCTGTCGGCCCGCCCGGCCGAGCCGCCGGCTGAGTTCGGCGTGGTCACCCTGCGGCACGGCAGCGAGGTGGCGGAGGGGTTCGGCGACGGCCCGGTGCCCGATCCGGCCCCGGTCGGCGCCGGTGATCTCTTCGAGGTGGGCTGCACCGCCGAGCTGCGGCACGTGAGCGAGCTGCCGGACGGCCGGTTCGACATCATGACGGTCGGTCGCCGCCGGTTCCGGGTGCTCGCCGTCGAGCAGGGCACCGAGCCCTATCTGTGCGCCCGGGTCGAGTGGCTGCCCGCGGAGGACATCCCCGACCCGGCCGCCGACCTGCTGCGGCCCCGGGTGCTGGCGGCCTTCCAGCGTTATCTGACGCTGCTGCGGCCGAGCGCCGACATCCTGGACCAGATGCCGGAGGACGCGACCGTGCTGTCCCACCTGGTCGCGGCGACCGCCCAGCTCACCGTCGAGGAGCGGCACGCGCTGCTGGCCGCCACGGACACCGTCGCCCGGCTGCGCGCCGAGCTGCGGCTGCTCAACCGCGAGGCTGGTCTGCTGGCCCGGGTGCGGGCGGTGCCGGTGCCGCTGTCGGATCTGGCGCGCCCGGCGAGTCCGAACTGA
- the hisD gene encoding histidinol dehydrogenase has product MLNRIDLRGSRPDPRGLLPRAQLDVSVAVERIRPVVEAVHQHGFSAIREATERFDGVTLERLRVPAEAITAAADTLDPAVRAALLEAIRRARKVHADQRRTDTTTKVVDGGTVTERWVPVRRVGLYVPGGLAVYPSTVVMNVVPAQEAGVEGLVVASPPQADNGGLPDSRVLAACALLGVTEVYAVGGAQAIAMLGYGADGVDAGDRCEPVDVITGPGNIWVTAAKRLLRGTVGIDAEAGPTEIAILADETADPRHVAADLISQAEHDPLAASVLVTDSTALADAVDAELAARVPATKHAERVRIALTGEQSGVVLVDDLEQGLAVVDAYAAEHLEIQTRDAREWALRVRNAGAIFVGAWSPVSLGDYAAGSNHVLPTGGCARHSSGLSVQSFLRGIHVVEYDQAALRDVAGHVVALANAEDLPAHGEAVTARFGR; this is encoded by the coding sequence GTGCTGAATCGGATCGACCTGCGCGGCTCCCGCCCGGACCCGCGCGGTCTGCTGCCCCGTGCCCAGCTCGACGTCTCCGTGGCCGTCGAGAGGATTCGTCCCGTCGTCGAGGCGGTCCATCAGCATGGGTTCAGTGCGATCCGCGAGGCGACCGAGCGGTTCGACGGGGTCACCCTGGAGCGCCTGCGGGTGCCCGCCGAGGCGATCACCGCGGCCGCCGACACCCTCGACCCCGCCGTGCGCGCCGCCCTGCTGGAGGCGATCAGGCGGGCCCGGAAGGTGCACGCCGACCAGCGCCGCACCGACACCACCACCAAGGTGGTCGACGGCGGCACGGTCACCGAGCGCTGGGTCCCGGTCCGCCGGGTCGGGCTCTACGTCCCCGGCGGTCTCGCGGTCTACCCGTCCACCGTGGTCATGAACGTGGTGCCCGCCCAGGAGGCCGGCGTCGAGGGTCTGGTGGTGGCCAGCCCGCCGCAGGCGGACAACGGCGGCCTGCCCGACTCCCGGGTGCTCGCCGCCTGCGCCCTGCTCGGCGTCACCGAGGTCTACGCGGTCGGCGGCGCCCAGGCGATCGCCATGCTGGGCTACGGGGCGGACGGGGTGGACGCGGGTGACCGCTGCGAGCCGGTCGACGTGATCACCGGGCCGGGCAACATCTGGGTCACCGCGGCCAAGCGGCTGCTGCGCGGCACGGTCGGCATCGACGCCGAGGCCGGCCCCACCGAGATCGCCATCCTGGCCGACGAGACCGCCGACCCGCGGCACGTGGCGGCCGACCTGATCAGCCAGGCCGAGCACGACCCGCTGGCGGCCAGCGTGCTGGTCACCGACTCGACGGCGCTCGCCGACGCGGTCGACGCCGAGCTCGCCGCCCGGGTCCCCGCGACCAAGCACGCCGAGCGGGTGCGGATCGCGCTCACCGGCGAGCAGTCCGGCGTGGTGCTGGTCGACGACCTGGAGCAGGGCCTGGCCGTCGTGGACGCCTACGCGGCCGAGCACCTGGAGATCCAGACCCGGGACGCGCGGGAGTGGGCCCTGCGGGTCCGCAACGCCGGCGCGATCTTCGTGGGCGCCTGGTCCCCGGTGTCGCTCGGCGACTACGCCGCCGGTTCCAACCACGTGCTGCCGACCGGGGGCTGCGCCCGGCACTCGTCCGGGTTGTCGGTGCAGTCGTTCCTGCGCGGCATCCACGTCGTCGAATACGACCAGGCCGCCCTGCGCGACGTCGCCGGCCACGTGGTGGCGCTGGCCAACGCGGAGGACCTGCCGGCCCACGGCGAAGCGGTCACCGCGAGGTTCGGCCGGTGA